A genome region from Methylobacterium sp. FF17 includes the following:
- a CDS encoding IS110 family RNA-guided transposase, protein MAIAILGIDLGKNSCSVVGQDATGRVVLRRRMRRETVMTFGATLPPCIIAMEACCGAHHMGRALAAQGHTIRLMSPEYVRPYVKAQKNDDRDAEAIAEAATRPTMRFVALKSEAQLDMQTLHRVRDQLVGERTALMNQIRAILLERGHIVPQERAKLAARLNTLLDPDTAADITPRMRSLVADVRERWQSLDERIATLDGEFAEQARTDESARRLTTIPGIGALNATALIAAIGDVATFARGRDLAAWLGLVPRQVTTGGRPKLVGITKRGSKYLRKMLIQGARAAMPTLRKSDTRIGQWLRGLLARAHANTAVVALAAKMARTVWALLRHKRVYEPAAVAA, encoded by the coding sequence CCGGTCGGGTCGTCCTGCGACGCCGGATGCGACGCGAGACGGTGATGACCTTTGGCGCGACGCTTCCACCTTGCATCATCGCCATGGAGGCGTGCTGTGGCGCGCATCACATGGGCCGGGCGCTCGCCGCTCAAGGCCACACCATCCGGCTGATGTCGCCGGAATACGTGCGCCCCTACGTCAAGGCCCAGAAGAACGACGACCGTGACGCCGAGGCGATCGCAGAGGCTGCGACGCGTCCGACTATGCGGTTCGTCGCGCTGAAGTCGGAAGCGCAGCTCGACATGCAGACTCTGCACCGGGTGCGCGACCAGCTCGTGGGCGAACGCACGGCCTTGATGAACCAGATCCGGGCCATCCTGCTGGAGCGTGGCCACATCGTCCCGCAAGAACGTGCCAAGCTTGCCGCCAGGCTGAACACCCTGCTCGATCCCGACACCGCCGCGGACATCACGCCACGAATGCGCAGCCTCGTGGCCGACGTGCGGGAACGTTGGCAGTCCCTCGACGAACGCATCGCAACGCTCGATGGCGAGTTCGCCGAACAGGCCCGGACCGACGAGAGTGCTCGCCGGCTCACCACCATCCCGGGCATCGGTGCACTCAACGCCACAGCGCTGATTGCGGCGATCGGTGACGTGGCCACCTTCGCCCGCGGGCGTGATCTGGCGGCCTGGCTCGGCCTCGTGCCGCGGCAAGTCACGACTGGCGGACGACCCAAACTCGTCGGCATCACCAAGCGCGGCAGCAAGTACCTGCGCAAGATGCTGATCCAGGGTGCACGGGCGGCGATGCCGACCCTTCGCAAAAGCGATACGCGGATCGGCCAATGGCTCCGGGGCCTGCTGGCGCGGGCGCACGCCAACACCGCCGTCGTTGCGCTAGCAGCCAAGATGGCTCGGACCGTCTGGGCGCTGCTGCGCCACAAACGCGTCTATGAGCCGGCGGCGGTGGCTGCCTGA